One window of the Eucalyptus grandis isolate ANBG69807.140 chromosome 6, ASM1654582v1, whole genome shotgun sequence genome contains the following:
- the LOC104448675 gene encoding elongation factor 2, protein MVKFTADELRRIMDYKHNIRNMSVIAHVDHGKSTLTDSLVAAAGIIAQEVAGDVRMTDTRADEAERGITIKSTGISLYYEMSDASLKSYTGERNGNEYLINLIDSPGHVDFSSEVTAALRITDGALVVVDCVEGVCVQTETVLRQALGERIRPVLTVNKMDRCFLELQVDGEEAYQTFQRVIENANVIMATYEDPLLGDVQVYPEKGTVAFSAGLHGWAFTLTNFAKMYASKFGVDESKMMERLWGENFFDPATKKWTTKNTGSPTCKRGFVQFCYEPIKQIISTCMNDQKDKLWPMLQKLGVTMKSDEKDLMGKALMKRVMQTWLPASTALLEMMIFHLPSPSKAQRYRVENLYEGPLDDQYATAIRNCDPEGPLMLYVSKMIPASDKGRFFAFGRVFAGKVSTGLKVRIMGPNYVPGEKKDLYVKSVQRTVIWMGKRQETVEDVPCGNTVAMVGLDQYITKNATLTNEKEVDAHPIRAMKFSVSPVVRVAVQCKVASDLPKLVEGLKRLAKSDPMVVCSIEESGEHIIAGAGELHLEICLKDLVDDFMGGAEIVKSDPVVSFRETVLEKSIRTVMSKSPNKHNRLYMEARPLEEGLAEAIDDGRIGPRDDPKARSKILSEEFGWDKDLAKKIWCFGPETTGPNMVVDMCKGVQYLNEIKDSVVAGFQWASKEGALAEENMRGICFEVCDVVLHADAIHRGGGQVIPTARRVIYASQLTAKPRLLEPVYLVEIQAPEQALGGIYSVLNQKRGHVFEEMQRPGTPLYNIKAYLPVIESFGFSSTLRAATSGQAFPQCVFDHWDMMMSDPLESGSQAAQLVTDIRKRKGLKEQMTPLSEFEDKL, encoded by the exons ATG GTGAAGTTCACAGCTGATGAGCTCCGAAGAATCATGGACTACAAGCACAACATTCGGAATATGTCTGTCATTGCCCATGTTGATCACG GGAAATCCACACTCACCGATTCCCTTGTGGCTGCTGCTGGTATTATTGCCCAGGAAGTTGCTGGGGATGTTCGTATGACAGATACTCGTGCAGATGAAGCAGAGCGTGGTATCACGATCAAGTCTACTGGAATTTCTCTTTACTATGAAATGTCTGACGCTTCCTTGAAGAGCTACACGGGAGAGAGAAATGGCAATGAGTATCTCATCAACTTGATCGACTCACCTGGGCACGTGGACTTCTCATCTGAGGTCACAGCTGCCCTCCGAATTACCGATGGTGCGTTAGTGGTTGTGGACTGTGTTGAGGGTGTCTGTGTCCAGACAGAAACTGTTCTTCGTCAGGCTTTGGGTGAGAGGATCAGGCCTGTCTTGACTGTCAACAAGATGGACAGGTGCTTCCTCGAGCTGCAGGTTGATGGAGAGGAGGCTTATCAAACCTTCCAAAGAGTTATTGAGAATGCCAACGTCATTATGGCCACCTATGAGGATCCCCTTCTGGGTGATGTCCAGGTGTACCCGGAGAAAGGAACTGTTGCTTTTTCTGCTGGTCTGCATGGTTGGGCCTTTACTCTCACCAATTTTGCCAAAATGTATGCCTCCAAGTTTGGTGTTGACGAGTCAAAGATGATGGAACGTTTGTGGGGTGAGAATTTCTTCGATCCTGCCACCAAGAAATGGACTACCAAGAACACCGGTTCTCCTACATGTAAGCGTGGATTTGTCCAGTTCTGCTATGAGCCAATCAAGCAGATCATCAGTACGTGTATGAACGACCAGAAAGATAAGCTGTGGCCCATGCTGCAGAAGCTTGGGGTCACCATGAAGTCTGATGAGAAGGACTTGATGGGTAAGGCATTGATGAAGCGTGTGATGCAGACTTGGCTTCCTGCAAGTACTGCTCTGCTGGAAATGATGATATTCCACCTCCCATCTCCTTCTAAGGCTCAGAGATATCGTGTTGAGAACTTGTATGAGGGTCCCCTTGACGATCAATATGCCACTGCTATTAGGAACTGTGATCCCGAGGGACCTCTCATGCTCTATGTCTCCAAGATGATTCCCGCTTCTGATAAGGGAAGATTCTTTGCTTTTGGTCGTGTTTTCGCTGGCAAGGTGTCTACTGGTCTGAAGGTCAGGATCATGGGTCCCAACTATGTCCCAGGTGAGAAGAAGGATTTATATGTGAAGAGTGTCCAGAGAACTGTTATTTGGATGGGAAAGAGGCAGGAGACTGTCGAGGATGTGCCGTGTGGTAACACTGTGGCTATGGTTGGTCTTGATCAGTATATCACAAAGAATGCCACTTTGACAAATGAGAAAGAAGTCGATGCCCACCCCATTCGTGCCATGAAATTCTCCGTCTCTCCAGTCGTGCGTGTTGCTGTTCAGTGCAAGGTGGCTTCTGACCTTCCCAAGCTCGTGGAAGGACTTAAACGTTTGGCCAAGTCGGATCCTATGGTGGTATGTAGCATTGAGGAATCTGGTGAACACATCATTGCTGGTGCTGGAGAGCTCCATTTGGAAATTTGCCTGAAGGATTTGGTGGATGACTTCATGGGCGGCGCTGAGATTGTGAAATCTGATCCAGTTGTGTCTTTCCGTGAAACTGTCTTGGAGAAATCAATCCGTACTGTCATGAGCAAGTCGCCCAATAAGCACAACAGGCTGTACATGGAGGCTCGACCTTTGGAGGAGGGGCTTGCAGAGGCCATTGACGACGGGCGTATTGGTCCTAGGGATGATCCCAAGGCTCGTTCAAAGATCTTGTCTGAAGAGTTTGGCTGGGATAAGGATCTTGCCAAGAAGATTTGGTGCTTCGGTCCTGAGACCACTGGACCTAACATGGTTGTTGATATGTGTAAGGGTGTTCAGTACCTCAATGAAATCAAGGATTCTGTTGTCGCTGGTTTCCAGTGGGCATCAAAAGAAGGTGCTTTGGCTGAGGAGAATATGCGTGGTATTTGCTTTGAGGTCTGTGATGTGGTTCTGCATGCTGATGCCATTCACAGAGGTGGTGGCCAGGTCATTCCAACTGCTAGGAGGGTTATCTATGCTTCGCAGTTGACAGCCAAGCCCAGGCTGCTTGAGCCTGTCTACCTTGTCGAGATCCAAGCTCCAGAGCAGGCCCTTGGTGGTATTTACAGTGTCCTTAACCAGAAGCGTGGGCATGTGTTCGAGGAGATGCAGAGGCCTGGAACCCCTCTGTACAACATCAAGGCCTACCTGCCTGTTATCGAGTCCTTTGGTTTCTCTAGTACATTGAGAGCTGCAACCTCTGGGCAGGCGTTCCCTCAGTGTGTCTTTGACCATTGGGATATGATGATGTCTGATCCTCTGGAGTCTGGGTCTCAGGCAGCTCAGCTGGTTACTGATATCCGCAAGAGGAAGGGCTTGAAGGAGCAGATGACCCCGCTGTCAGAGTTCGAGGACAAGCTGTAA